One Dictyoglomus thermophilum H-6-12 DNA window includes the following coding sequences:
- the fabG gene encoding 3-oxoacyl-[acyl-carrier-protein] reductase yields the protein MFRDKVALVTGGSRGIGRAIVLSLAKEGAKVLINYKGNEKAAMETLEEVKKIGAEGEIFRADVSVEEGVEKMFNFILEKWGRLDILVNNAGITKDNLLIRMKNEEWEQVINTNLKGVFYCTRAAVKIMLKQRYGRIINVSSVIGLRGNIGQANYAAAKAGIIGFTKAVAREVASRGITVNAVAPGFILTDMTEVLSEEMKKKVLEEIPMGRFGNPEDVANVVKFLASDEASYITGVVLSIDGGLSI from the coding sequence ATGTTTAGAGATAAGGTAGCCTTAGTTACAGGGGGTAGTAGAGGTATAGGTAGAGCTATAGTGCTTTCTCTCGCAAAGGAGGGAGCAAAGGTCCTGATAAATTATAAAGGAAACGAAAAAGCAGCTATGGAGACTTTAGAAGAAGTAAAAAAGATAGGGGCGGAAGGAGAAATTTTTAGGGCGGATGTAAGTGTGGAAGAAGGGGTTGAAAAGATGTTTAATTTTATACTTGAAAAATGGGGAAGATTGGATATATTAGTGAACAATGCAGGTATAACTAAAGATAACTTGCTAATAAGAATGAAAAACGAAGAATGGGAACAAGTTATTAATACGAATTTAAAAGGTGTTTTTTACTGTACAAGAGCAGCTGTAAAAATTATGCTTAAACAAAGATATGGGAGAATAATAAATGTCTCATCAGTAATAGGTTTAAGGGGAAATATAGGGCAAGCTAATTATGCAGCAGCAAAGGCAGGGATAATAGGTTTTACAAAGGCAGTAGCAAGAGAGGTGGCTTCAAGAGGAATTACTGTAAATGCTGTTGCTCCAGGATTTATCTTGACCGATATGACAGAGGTTTTGTCAGAAGAAATGAAGAAAAAAGTACTTGAGGAAATACCTATGGGTAGATTTGGAAACCCTGAGGATGTAGCAAATGTAGTAAAATTCCTTGCCTCTGATGAGGCTAGCTATATTACTGGGGTGGTTTTAAGTATTGACGGAGGACTTTCTATTTAG
- the acpP gene encoding acyl carrier protein — protein sequence MDESTIFEKVKKIIVDQLRVDESLVTMDSNIQEDLGADSLDAVELIMALEEEFGIDVQDEEAENFKTVGDVVRYIEKKL from the coding sequence ATGGATGAGAGCACCATTTTTGAAAAAGTCAAAAAAATAATTGTAGATCAGCTCAGGGTAGATGAGAGTCTTGTTACCATGGACTCAAACATTCAAGAGGATTTAGGGGCTGATTCCTTGGATGCAGTAGAGTTAATTATGGCACTAGAAGAAGAATTTGGTATTGATGTTCAAGATGAAGAGGCAGAGAACTTCAAAACTGTCGGAGACGTAGTAAGGTATATAGAAAAGAAACTTTAA